Proteins from a genomic interval of Methanoplanus endosymbiosus:
- a CDS encoding antitoxin VapB family protein gives MSSITSVSVYVIRPLRKNYFRDITLYVPMTSKTVSLSEEAYDRLKKWKVNDAESFSDVILRVLPKIRTPEELRKAFDEFESSLSDKEADKMIEDIEEN, from the coding sequence ATGAGCAGCATCACTTCTGTATCTGTTTATGTTATCAGGCCGTTAAGGAAAAACTATTTTAGAGATATTACATTATATGTACCTATGACATCAAAAACAGTGAGTCTTTCAGAAGAAGCGTATGATAGACTGAAGAAATGGAAAGTTAATGATGCTGAAAGCTTTTCAGATGTAATTTTAAGAGTTCTTCCAAAAATAAGAACCCCTGAAGAATTGCGAAAAGCCTTCGATGAATTTGAAAGTTCACTTTCTGATAAGGAAGCTGATAAAATGATTGAAGATATCGAAGAGAATTAA
- a CDS encoding AAA family ATPase: MGIHRDITDSIIKTLKTPHIKDIIGIRRSGKTTVLYQTADYLIKTGTDPKNIIFINFDDPTINAASFDEILKEISHIARPPLVNESLSL; encoded by the coding sequence TTGGGAATACACCGTGATATTACAGATTCAATAATTAAGACACTGAAAACACCACATATAAAAGACATTATAGGCATAAGGCGGTCCGGCAAGACAACAGTACTCTATCAGACAGCAGATTACCTGATCAAAACAGGGACTGACCCAAAGAACATAATATTCATCAATTTTGACGATCCGACAATAAATGCAGCCTCTTTTGATGAAATCCTAAAAGAAATATCTCATATTGCGAGACCCCCATTAGTGAATGAATCTTTATCTTTATGA
- a CDS encoding DUF6398 domain-containing protein: MVKDKEAIKEKTELLIEMAAGFCDECLDEEYKELCEKLIRKMSRKRTVPFMTGRMDIWAASIVYALGSINFLFDKNTQPYATADNICDYFGSKKSTTSQKSKIIRDMFKMSYFDDEFSTERMREKNPFNSFVMIDGMVVPKSMLSPELRERIEVIEELKRK; this comes from the coding sequence ATGGTAAAGGATAAGGAAGCAATAAAGGAGAAGACGGAACTGCTCATTGAGATGGCAGCCGGATTCTGCGATGAATGTCTGGATGAGGAGTACAAAGAACTCTGTGAGAAGCTGATCCGTAAGATGTCAAGAAAGAGGACTGTTCCTTTTATGACCGGAAGAATGGATATATGGGCTGCATCAATTGTGTATGCACTTGGGAGCATTAACTTTCTCTTTGATAAAAATACACAGCCGTATGCAACTGCGGATAACATCTGCGATTATTTCGGGTCAAAGAAGAGCACAACGTCACAGAAGTCAAAGATAATCCGTGATATGTTTAAGATGTCTTACTTTGATGATGAGTTTTCCACTGAAAGAATGCGTGAAAAAAATCCGTTTAACAGCTTTGTGATGATAGATGGTATGGTTGTTCCAAAGAGTATGCTTTCGCCTGAGCTCCGGGAACGGATTGAAGTTATTGAAGAGCTAAAGAGGAAGTAA
- a CDS encoding AAA family ATPase has product MCEIYKINPEISHIFLDEIQQKKGFENWIRMLYDTKKFRQIFLSGSSASLLSQETGRVLSGRHITSEVFPLSFPEYRELPLG; this is encoded by the coding sequence ATGTGCGAAATATACAAAATAAACCCTGAAATATCACACATATTCCTTGATGAAATTCAGCAGAAGAAAGGCTTTGAAAACTGGATAAGGATGCTGTATGATACTAAAAAGTTCAGACAGATATTTCTCTCCGGTTCATCTGCAAGTCTTCTCTCACAGGAAACCGGGAGGGTATTATCCGGAAGACACATTACATCTGAAGTTTTCCCATTATCATTTCCGGAATATCGTGAACTACCTCTGGGCTAA
- a CDS encoding IS1634 family transposase yields the protein MAHKSYKSKKVLKDLLKGAVKKEKSGDKRTPLPAIIVACFLDRLNFVEFLNEHLTWDSQQWRVSPGNLAKAIVLVPFLNNGPRIAIQAINEQFEPLDMSLLFNDEVKSEWLTRDAFATMLDRFYDAGCEFLFTNIALKTYSAFNIPFNAVFHGDTTSISLYGEYETDEEDESLPKICRGVSKDGKRNLKQIMVGLITDRLGIPLRATVRDGSQNDAKWNHTVIDSLKELLNNSKDKLTYIADSKLATGPNIKKLMEANSLFVTRCPASFEKKIAQKVTNEAYTSSDWKDIGAYRESKKGELTTYEAQEFQKEICGKVCRLLVLRSGDRQKKVNKVLEKKKDEAKSTIRESIIKKFSCEADAKKEIELLNSKLKKGLWTVDFTLKTEEVVVEKRARGRPPKDAPPPKKEVQWLIEMDKMTIVKDKYEALVRKTESFVLFTNVTYEQASTVEILRLYKGQKTVEDNFSVLKKPAMVDTLFLKLPRRITALVTILSFALLVQVIIRVLVRRNLDTMEEKPGLDYNGKPLERVGLKKIMHFLGYYTVITRPDGIDYECKTDVHEPHIVTWLKLLEIDSLEI from the coding sequence ATGGCTCACAAGAGTTATAAAAGCAAAAAAGTATTGAAAGACCTCCTCAAAGGGGCAGTTAAAAAGGAGAAAAGTGGCGATAAGAGAACTCCATTACCCGCAATAATTGTTGCCTGCTTCCTTGATCGGCTAAATTTTGTCGAATTTCTAAATGAACATCTAACATGGGATTCTCAACAATGGCGAGTATCTCCTGGCAATTTGGCAAAAGCTATTGTATTGGTTCCTTTCCTCAATAATGGTCCAAGAATAGCCATTCAGGCTATTAATGAGCAATTTGAACCATTGGACATGTCACTTCTTTTCAATGATGAGGTGAAATCGGAATGGTTGACAAGAGATGCTTTTGCAACTATGCTTGACCGATTTTATGATGCAGGATGTGAATTTCTTTTCACAAACATTGCTTTAAAGACGTATTCTGCCTTTAATATTCCATTTAATGCAGTTTTTCATGGAGATACAACATCAATATCATTGTATGGTGAATATGAAACAGATGAAGAAGATGAAAGTCTTCCTAAAATTTGCCGTGGGGTGAGTAAGGATGGTAAGAGAAATCTCAAGCAGATAATGGTTGGATTGATAACTGACAGATTAGGTATTCCATTACGGGCAACTGTGAGAGATGGTAGTCAAAATGATGCAAAATGGAATCATACAGTTATTGATTCACTCAAAGAACTCTTGAATAATTCAAAAGATAAATTGACGTATATCGCAGATTCAAAACTTGCAACAGGTCCAAACATAAAAAAACTGATGGAAGCTAATTCTTTATTTGTTACGAGATGCCCTGCGAGTTTTGAAAAAAAGATAGCACAAAAAGTTACCAATGAGGCATATACAAGTAGTGATTGGAAAGATATTGGAGCATATCGCGAATCTAAAAAAGGTGAACTTACAACATATGAAGCGCAGGAGTTTCAAAAAGAGATCTGCGGTAAAGTTTGCAGGTTGCTGGTATTAAGGAGCGGCGATAGACAAAAGAAAGTCAACAAAGTCCTGGAAAAGAAAAAAGATGAAGCCAAATCCACAATTCGTGAATCAATCATCAAAAAGTTTTCCTGCGAGGCTGACGCAAAAAAAGAGATTGAACTGCTTAATAGTAAGCTAAAGAAGGGTCTCTGGACTGTGGATTTCACATTAAAAACAGAAGAGGTTGTCGTTGAAAAGCGTGCCCGTGGTAGGCCTCCTAAAGATGCCCCTCCCCCAAAAAAAGAGGTTCAGTGGTTGATTGAGATGGATAAAATGACAATTGTAAAAGATAAATATGAAGCTCTTGTCAGGAAAACAGAGTCATTTGTCCTTTTTACAAATGTTACTTACGAGCAGGCATCCACTGTGGAAATACTTCGCCTTTACAAAGGACAAAAAACTGTGGAAGATAATTTTTCAGTCTTAAAAAAGCCTGCAATGGTTGATACACTATTTTTAAAGCTGCCTCGTAGAATTACGGCATTGGTTACTATCCTCTCCTTTGCTCTGCTTGTGCAGGTAATTATTCGTGTACTTGTCAGAAGAAATCTGGATACTATGGAAGAAAAACCCGGTCTTGATTACAATGGAAAACCACTTGAAAGGGTAGGTTTGAAAAAAATAATGCATTTCCTTGGATATTATACAGTCATTACCAGACCAGATGGAATTGATTATGAATGTAAAACTGATGTTCATGAACCCCATATTGTAACCTGGCTTAAGTTGCTGGAGATTGACTCATTGGAAATATAA
- a CDS encoding nucleotidyltransferase domain-containing protein, translating to MCRINIEESEGSFESLKLEIKRLAGKIRLRWNVERIILYGSVARGDYNEASDVDLIVVADFKERFHKRPGEIMEMTELPVEAICYTKEEFEDMLKRQNPFVCTVIDEGILI from the coding sequence ATGTGCAGAATTAATATTGAGGAAAGCGAAGGAAGTTTTGAAAGCCTGAAACTGGAAATAAAGAGACTTGCAGGAAAAATTCGCTTAAGGTGGAATGTTGAGAGAATAATACTTTACGGCTCTGTTGCACGGGGCGATTATAATGAAGCAAGTGATGTCGATCTCATTGTAGTTGCAGATTTTAAGGAGCGTTTCCATAAGAGGCCCGGAGAGATTATGGAGATGACTGAACTTCCGGTTGAGGCTATATGCTATACAAAAGAAGAGTTTGAAGATATGCTAAAGAGACAGAACCCTTTTGTCTGTACAGTCATTGATGAAGGCATTCTTATCTGA
- a CDS encoding type II toxin-antitoxin system VapC family toxin, whose product MIVIDSTFLVDLMRSQNNSRHKKSLANLESIISSGEAFGTTFINVFELYNGAYKSDDIDNSIKKINDILSVIPVFELNNDYYQAYGELSARLEKKGTPIGKFDKLIAAIALYHGAKVLTNNTKDFSRVPTLEIINH is encoded by the coding sequence ATGATCGTAATTGACAGCACTTTTCTGGTTGATCTAATGAGAAGCCAGAATAATTCAAGACATAAAAAAAGCCTTGCTAACCTTGAAAGCATTATAAGCAGTGGGGAAGCCTTTGGTACAACTTTTATTAATGTCTTTGAACTCTACAATGGTGCATACAAATCTGACGACATTGATAATTCTATAAAGAAAATAAATGATATTCTGAGTGTAATCCCTGTCTTTGAATTAAATAATGATTATTATCAGGCATATGGGGAACTATCAGCAAGGCTTGAAAAGAAAGGAACTCCGATTGGTAAATTTGACAAACTGATTGCAGCCATTGCCCTTTATCACGGTGCAAAGGTTCTGACAAATAATACTAAAGATTTTTCAAGAGTGCCCACACTTGAGATTATTAATCATTAA
- a CDS encoding IS66 family transposase has protein sequence MSNGIFKELESVITPDRIDNSPDKDIIYLLISAFEELSAKYDKLYEEHLQLRDDYNHLIGEQGRPEAAKKGKRKGGSGNKNHSTEEERSKKEKSDQNNPNKGRGKRNHKIEIHEEKIWYSDKNKLPKDAVFKGFSELIIQDIEIRPRNTKFLLEKYYSPSEGRYLLTDRPQGYGGEFGPGIKALIIECKAICGMSENGIRAFLNNHGIFIAQSTISRKLTEKNEVLDKESEDILKEGIKSSDYLQTDTTGANVNGTQYNTHIFSNHNFTAFRTSPKKDRISIVKHIMEVLEPKYLFNEFAFEHLSNLRTAKKWIKKLRENIYNSCFSEFELENSLVELFGQEGFKTLKKRVTEAGLIAYYRSQKDYPVPKILLTDDAPQYDNITEEHQLCWVHEARHYKKLKPKTAVMRKVHEDFMDRFWAFYREMRAYKDNPSPEWALKIRKDFDELFNSETEYKELNLRIEKTHRNKDFLLTFLDHPHVPLHNNDAELGARAQVRHRDISLFTRNEKGTNVVDRNLTIVKTAKKLDINPFDHIAGLIINGHRQKSLAEIIACKNQKATLDDLKIEGKNSVATKEDLSNVPVGQHRYISSNL, from the coding sequence ATGTCAAATGGTATCTTCAAAGAATTAGAATCCGTAATAACTCCTGATCGGATAGATAATTCTCCGGATAAAGACATAATATATTTGCTCATCTCAGCCTTTGAGGAACTATCTGCAAAATACGATAAATTATATGAAGAGCATCTTCAACTCAGAGATGATTACAATCATCTAATTGGTGAACAGGGTAGGCCGGAAGCCGCAAAAAAAGGAAAAAGAAAAGGGGGTTCTGGCAATAAAAATCATTCTACTGAGGAGGAACGCTCAAAAAAAGAGAAATCAGATCAAAATAATCCAAATAAAGGCAGAGGAAAACGTAATCATAAAATCGAAATCCATGAAGAAAAGATCTGGTACTCTGACAAAAATAAACTTCCGAAAGATGCAGTTTTTAAAGGCTTTTCTGAATTAATCATACAGGACATTGAAATTCGTCCGAGAAATACAAAGTTTTTACTTGAAAAATATTATTCCCCTTCAGAAGGAAGATATCTCTTAACTGATCGACCTCAAGGATATGGTGGAGAATTTGGTCCTGGAATAAAGGCACTTATTATTGAATGCAAAGCAATTTGTGGAATGAGTGAAAATGGAATTAGAGCCTTTTTAAATAACCATGGTATCTTTATAGCCCAATCTACAATCTCAAGGAAATTAACTGAAAAGAATGAGGTTTTAGATAAAGAATCGGAAGATATACTAAAAGAAGGAATAAAGTCCTCCGATTACCTCCAGACAGATACAACTGGAGCTAATGTAAATGGCACTCAATATAATACACATATCTTTTCAAACCATAATTTCACAGCATTTAGAACTTCTCCAAAAAAGGATAGAATTAGCATAGTTAAGCACATTATGGAAGTTTTAGAACCCAAGTACCTATTCAATGAGTTTGCCTTTGAACATTTATCCAATCTTAGAACCGCAAAAAAATGGATCAAAAAACTTAGAGAAAATATTTACAACTCTTGCTTTAGTGAATTTGAATTAGAAAATAGTTTGGTTGAGTTATTTGGTCAAGAAGGATTTAAAACGCTTAAAAAGCGAGTTACTGAGGCTGGATTGATTGCTTATTACAGATCACAGAAAGATTACCCAGTTCCAAAAATTCTTCTTACAGATGATGCACCCCAATACGACAATATCACTGAAGAACACCAGTTATGTTGGGTTCATGAAGCCAGACACTATAAAAAATTAAAACCTAAAACTGCTGTAATGAGAAAAGTCCATGAAGATTTCATGGATCGGTTTTGGGCATTTTACAGAGAGATGAGAGCATATAAAGACAATCCATCTCCAGAGTGGGCATTAAAAATTAGAAAGGACTTTGATGAGTTATTTAACAGCGAGACTGAATATAAAGAGTTGAACCTAAGAATTGAGAAGACACACCGGAATAAAGACTTCTTACTCACATTCTTAGATCACCCTCACGTCCCTCTTCATAATAATGATGCTGAGCTTGGAGCACGAGCACAGGTCAGACATCGTGATATAAGCTTATTTACAAGAAATGAGAAAGGAACAAATGTTGTAGACAGAAATTTAACAATTGTTAAAACTGCTAAGAAGTTGGACATAAATCCCTTTGATCATATAGCCGGTTTGATCATAAATGGTCATAGACAAAAATCACTTGCTGAGATAATAGCATGCAAAAACCAGAAAGCAACCTTGGATGATCTTAAAATAGAGGGTAAAAATTCAGTTGCTACAAAAGAGGACCTTTCAAATGTACCGGTAGGTCAACACAGATACATTTCATCCAACTTATAA
- a CDS encoding type II toxin-antitoxin system HicB family antitoxin, with product MNLCVILEPGDEGGYTVYVPSLPGCISEGDTREEALKNIREAIALYLEPVPDDMLLNDNAEQVEIAV from the coding sequence ATGAATCTTTGTGTCATTCTTGAGCCAGGCGATGAAGGAGGATATACTGTTTATGTGCCATCTCTGCCAGGCTGCATAAGTGAGGGAGATACAAGAGAAGAGGCACTTAAAAATATCAGGGAGGCCATTGCATTATATCTCGAACCTGTTCCTGATGATATGTTATTGAATGATAATGCAGAACAGGTAGAGATCGCTGTGTAA
- a CDS encoding HEPN domain-containing protein, with protein sequence MNNNLHEAFKWLKQAERDLKSAGNSVSTSDFNWACFQAQQSAEKALKSVLYARGYRKILTHSVFDLIKKTGKSDESFLNLRKEARVLDGYYMSTRYPDSIVSDLTPSEYFEEEDAEECIRCAELILRKAKEVLKA encoded by the coding sequence ATGAACAATAATCTCCATGAAGCCTTTAAGTGGCTAAAACAGGCTGAAAGGGATCTTAAAAGTGCAGGGAACAGTGTCAGCACATCTGATTTCAACTGGGCATGTTTTCAGGCACAACAAAGTGCAGAAAAGGCTTTAAAATCTGTTCTTTATGCAAGAGGGTACAGAAAAATTCTGACCCATTCAGTATTTGATCTCATTAAAAAGACCGGAAAATCGGATGAATCTTTTTTAAATCTCAGAAAAGAAGCCAGGGTTCTTGATGGTTATTACATGAGTACCAGATATCCCGATAGTATAGTCAGTGATTTAACACCGTCAGAATATTTTGAGGAGGAGGATGCAGAAGAATGTATCAGATGTGCAGAATTAATATTGAGGAAAGCGAAGGAAGTTTTGAAAGCCTGA